A window of Ictalurus punctatus breed USDA103 chromosome 21, Coco_2.0, whole genome shotgun sequence genomic DNA:
TCTGACACAAACGTACTAACTCTCACTCCTTTTGAAGGAAGGCATTTCTTTTGTCCTAATTGAATATTGTGTCCGATTTGTCTTAATTTACGGATTTGTTATGGTTCGCTTTGTTTCAAGTCATTAACATAAAACCACTGagtttttatgtgtttaattGAAACAAACAATCTATTTAAAGTACCATATGTAAAATTGCAGTACCTCATAATCCAATTATACGATGTGAAGTGCATTATTTGAGCCTTACATTATATGTTGGTTTATGCAAATTTATTAGCTATAGGAGGatacaaatatttttccaaaCTGCCTGGATTTTCATCAACACAACATTGTGTAAATGCTCTTAAAACGATTTATGAAAAAACATTCTTTGTGTCCAGCTTGATAAACGAGGCCCAATGATCTCTAGTCTTTATCGTAGACTTTGTTATAGCTCTGCAGATTTGAGAAAGGAGAATGAACTGAGATTTTCATCCTGTGAAGTTAAGCATATAATGCAGCTCAGTGGGACAGCGGTTggcttaaacaaacaaaccaaagtCCATGCACACACCGGTCAAATCCTGTTCGCGTGTGAATCGCTAACCTCTCAAACTCTGCTTTTTAAGCGAAGATACTTCCATCAAGAAAGCGATCCAAATAAAACACGATGTGttataatcaatgttattaCTTTGgcacattataataataaccatGAGATAAATAcctcattcattattttatccTGAGGGTCTTTGGTTTCAATAATTGTCGGCTCCACAAAATATCCTTTTTTGTCATCACATTTTCCTCCAGCGATCACAGTAAGGTTGGGAGATGACTTGGCATGTTCCAGCCAGCCTTTGATCCTTCCAAAGGACTTGCAAAAGAGAAAGAATTTGGAAAGTAAGTTGCAGGAACAGAGAAAATATAAAAGCTTTACGAACAATAAGTTAATTCTCACCTTGTCATCGATAACGGCAGAGAAAAATGTGCCAAAATCCTTGACAGGCTGTCAAGTTAAACAAATGTCAATGTTGCAATCGACACAATATCTCATCTAGGTCTGATGTGATTATTTGTGGCTGAGAACAGAAGCGGTTCTACTCACATCTCCCACTTTGATCTGTTTGTGCACAGCCAGAAGCTCTTGTTTAATCTCAGGCCAGAGTGAGTCTGGGACATACATCCTGGAGCAAGCTGAGCATTTCTGCCCTCCGTACTCAAATGCTGAGCGGATGGTGCCAGTCACCACGCTGCCGACGTCAGCTGACTTGTGCACGAAATGGAAGTTCTTGCCACCGCATTCTGGATGGAACAAAGCAAAAACAGTAGGTTTAGACCAAAACATAATTGTAAAGATATGGAGAGTCTCCAGAAAGTGTTAACTCACTATAGGGACAAGCTCCTAAATTCTTTTCCATTTACATTGTCCTAATGTGTGTTAGTTGGTCAGAAGCCGTTGATTACTTGTCTATAATAGCAGCTTGGACAATAGCTCAGGCTGTAATTCAAGGTTTATAATAacgtgcttgttctaatacagacacttatttaacatttatgaaaggagtctccacttTGTAAAGTTTCAACACTTTGTAATAGTCAATAGGTTTTCCTCCATTTCAAAGTCTGCAGGACAGATGACGTTCTGGTTTATCTTCAACACGACAAGCTGAGTTTTatgtctcattaacttcaaaAAGCGAGGCGGATGAGTGATTGTcctgtgagtgagtgacagttcgtAGCTGCTATAATGGAGGTGATGACAAGAACGAACTCAAAACGTTTAGACAGCTTTTAGGTGAAAtcaaacatattaaaaaaagaacctgGAAAACATTTGGATAAGTCTgtttgtatatactgtagtaaaAGGTACTGACCTCCGGCAACACGAGGGAAGTTTCTGTAAATGTCCAGATTCTGTGCCACTTGTTTCCACAAGCGCTTAAATGTTctggagaaaagaaaagcacaaagcCATAGTTTattaaacttatatatatatatatatatatgacatttcCCCTTTCTGTAAACTTAAAATATTTCTCCACCCCATCAAACCATCTTCacaaccttaaaaaaaaaaaaaaagtttctcagTTCCATCCATGTCTTTACATGGATGTTAACTGTTGGTGAATCCTGAGTGGCTGGTTAAACTACTAGgtcgggggaaaaaaagcaaaatgaggGTCATACGAGACACTGCCAGTGAAGTTGATTCCAGCCAAGTGCTCAGAAGAAGTGACCGTGTCGCCGAAAACTGGCCCATCAGCTGGAACGAACTGGATGATGTTGGGTGGCAAGCCGGACTCGCGCAGAATCTTATAGACTGCATAGCTGGCAGACAAAGCCGTGTCACTGGGTTTCCACAGCACCACGTTACCCTGATCAAAACACAACAATTTCTAAATAATTAAGCAACAATtaagtaaacaataaaataattgaGCTTTGGCTTGTGGGTTTAAGACTTAAGGTAATTTCCTGCTTAATCTTTAAATATAATGAGCTCACCATTATAGCTGGCGTACCAGCCAAGTTTCCACCAATGGCAGTGAAATTGAAAGGAGCCACAGCAGCTACAAAGCcctaaaaaatgaataaagcaCAAAGGATCAAACAGACAGTACTGTGTCAATTTGCCCAACATGCACATGAACTCAAAGGCTTTAATGCTGGCTTTCTGCCTCTAAACCTATCAATCTTTATAGCAGATGTATACAACTATAATATCTACATTAATCCCCTTGCAACGGACATGGCTGAATAGCGACAACGGTTACCTTGACAATTAATGATTAGTTCATGAAGACAATGTGAagtggttgttttgtttcacgCTTGCATGCTACGTTAACATTTTTGACTAGCACCACAAACACTGAACAAATGAGACACTTTGCTTTTGTCTCATCTGCATCTCAAGTACATATTTCTGTCCCcttgtatttttaatatactCTTCAGACCATGGaggttaaataaaatgaaaaaacaaaaaacaaacaaaaaaaaaaaatcccctttcTGTggtaaatagaaacaaaaatgatttttatgtCGAGCCACATTCTATAACACATGACTTAAGATGATGGTGCATACTGTACTTTTCTTTGTCTATTTAGGTGCTTCTGAAAGAGGAGCCCACCTCAAGCCCACGGTACAGCATGGTGTTGGTGCTGCCATCACTGTCCAGAGGCTGCTGCTGTACCAGCTCTACTGCGTGCTTGGCATTGAACCGGAAGAAGTCAATGAGCTCGGCTGCAGCGTCGATCTCAGCTTGCACGACGGTCTTACCCTAAAACAGCAGAGAATAACATCACATTTCTTCAAAGGAAGTCAGGTGCCAATGTGACTGACTCGATTCTGCTTATTGTTCTGCTTCTGAGGGATGAAGCACTACCTGGCCAATCATGGTCTTGGCCAGAACCTCTGCTCTCTTCGGTCCACTGATTACATCAGCAGCCTTGAAGAAGATTTGGGCTCTGTCTGCTACAGGTTTGAGGTCCCATTCTCTCCTCGCTGCCACAGAAGCCAGGATGGCTTTGTTTAGTAGCTCCTGTGTTGAAGGTTGAAGTAAATCGTAAATAgaccaaaaatgtacttttgCGTGCGATTGCATGCAACTGCTCAAGattgcaaatttattaacacAACCACTACACCCCCTAAAtaatctctttatttatttttctttctatcaGCCATCATTGCTGGAGACAAACTGCAGAATCCATCCATCAcaatctgtccatctgtccaaatCACACATGCATTCAAATATACAAATCCAGTCCTGAACTTTTGATGGACAGATATTCAtttagatagatggatggatggacggacagacagacattcGTTTAGATGACCAGGTACTCATTTAGATAGATACATGGATAGATCTTTTAGATAAATGGACAGATAGGTATTTCTTTAGATGAACAGATGGATCAATGGAGATCAACATTCAACCATCCAACACAATGCATCTTTTTAAATCCATCCTTTTAATTCCATTCTATTAATTACTACTCAAAGCGatacattagaaaaaaaaatccggcCCTGTCCTTAGGATAAACagatatccatccatttcctgcttttaaatccatccattcaaATCCAtccttgcacttttttttttatactgtggCAGATTAacttcttcatacaggaagcgtcttgaagccgtcattacaaacaaagacttctccactaagtattaaataaatttcagttagcgtgttcaatacccccccccccccccccatgtcattccactttattacacataacttcatttatggactttaatgttgtgaattctttatacttccagatttcttgagttaatactgatgtctgataaaatatcatatgaatagcctcattggaaatatacttataataaaacaaaaacaaacaaacaaaaaaaacattgacgTGTTCAattcttatttcccccactgcatATACTCACAGACACACTACCCAACAGTTGCGAGTAAATATAATTTAGGCCAGAACAATATCTTTGTGGATTCTCAAATTGCCACACTTCATATATGTTGAGTGGGTTATAGAATATCCATTCAGTCTGGGGTGTAAATTAATTTCCTTACCTTATCAGCGTAACAGAACTTGGCCACTTTGTGTGCATGATTAAAGGGCTGTAAATAAGAGGaggtataaaaatgtattatcagTACTGTGATAACACGGCTGTaataacaccacacactgcacacaattTATGTTCTTTGGCTATTCCGCTGCTTTAGTATTGACTTAATTATGCCCAGCCAAATTCCCAATATTAAATGACCTTGCGTCCAACTGTACTTTAATGAAAAGTGTAGGCATTAATACTAGAGGTTTGTGGAGAAATTGTTAGATTGTGTTTGATATAAACTCTTATGTACTCACAGATAGCTGGTATCTGATCTCTTTGGTCCATATCTGTTCGTCTCCGATCACACACGGAATCTCCTCCGTCTTTCCTTTCAGGTCTTGTAGCGCCTGGCAAAATAGTGCAAATCTTTGCTTTCaaatggataaaagtgtcaAGATTTTGCTGCTTAATTAGGGCCTGTGTGTACGCAATATTCACCTTCTCTAGCTCTACTCGTTCTTTGCTTCCCTTTTCAAACGCCAAGATAGGTTCATTCTTAACCTCCACAGCTGCACAAGGGAAGGTCTTGAACCTGCAGAGCATATTGTTGATTTTCTGTCATGTCAAGTCTgttacacttctttttttttttttttttttaaacatgccaTGATTTTAGTGTTAGGGAAGAGAAACTAAGGCTTGTACAGTGGCACAGCAGAAATGTCCAAAGATTATTAGTCTAGAGAGCAAAACTGGAAAACTCTATGGTCGGGAGGATCGGTGTTACAATCTCTcatgtcaatcacagcgacactaaaCATCTGTGGGCATCTGTATATGCACATCATGTATATGCAAGAGGGGAGATAGTGTTCTCCTCTGGGAGTATGATGGTGCACTGTGACATGAGAAGCAGTTCAAATAGATACTGGAGCTGGCTTCAAGTGTCAAGGAGGAAGCATACGctagttttaatatttaaccGACTGTGAAGGACAGTTCTCATTTCCTTTACGTTTTTCCACAATAACCTAAGAGCTTACTGTTACCTTTCTGATCACCATTCTTTCgttaacattttattcattcgGCAGTTGTTTAAGCCCAAAATTAATTCAGGTTTTGCCAattcaagcacacacacaaacactaatatAAGCAGTCAAGTCTTAAAGGTCTTGTTCAAGGGTCAGAAATTGCCACACGGGCGATCCTGGAATATGACCGAACAAATTTCTGGTCACTTGCACTAAACTTTACCTGCTGAGCAACCAGTGTGCTCTTCAGTTCACCATACaccaaaatgaaatgaaaataaactttCCACAGTTTCAAGGAGCAAAGGACCAAATACTATTAATCTAATACTATTAACTTAACAAATGTTCACTCATTACATAagttggctagctagctagctatcattAACCGCATGCATTTTAGAAAGACATGTCAATCTGTCTAATTTCTAACAGCTGGAAGCCAGTTACGAGACAATCCAGATGTGGCCACACCCCCTGGATAACCATTCTAAACAAATTTACATATTATTGCGCTTTTAAGTAACAAAatgctaagtgtgtgtgttttattacaaACATAGCCTACAATAACTATAAAGTCTCTTGGGGTGGAATTTCCACCTACAGTACCCCACTTTGGGGTTGAAAGCTCTTCCTGTTTAAGTTTTGGTATTATGCACGTGCGTCTTGAACAGACTGAAGGGGGCAACTTTGTTTCTCGTCTTTTACATGACCATGACCTCAGTGATCTTCTGTAGTGACGCAGGATTATAAAGCCAGTAGTCTACAGTCACGTAAAAGTTCAGCACAACAAAGGATCGGATTTTCtgttgcaaaaacaaaaaacaaacaaacaaaaaaccggAGGTTTTTGCATTTCTATTATGCAATATGGCAGAAGCGCATGACAGGCTAATAATTGCACACGCGGACGATCTAGAACCGCTTTGCAAAACGCTACTATAGATAATCTAAGAAATGtgcaatattttttaatatatgcgATATAAAATGTACACTATTTACACTGGTTGGAATGAAAGTTATCCTTGTGAAATGACATACCCCCTCCAGGACCCACAGAGTGCCGACCTCACGCGCAGCATGTCTCAAAAGGAAACAAAGAACCAACTCAGTAAATTTAAGTCAAAGAAGAGAATAGGAGAAGACACCTATACGCCTAAATAAGCAACAGTAAACAACCTCTTACAACAACCTCCAGAAAATATTTATAACATACAAGTTACAGGATAGCCTGACTGCTAAAGCCAAGACTAGCGACATTCAAATAGAACCGTACTATTATTGTTTTAAGGGGGGACGCTtaaaaataatgagatattttctatattatttgaatatatgtaacttttataattaatataaagcatatatatttttaatttacaagttaaatatatattcagCCTCAatcttgaaaaacaaaaacaaaacaaaaatattttgtacccCCCCTCCCCGCCTGTGCTAAATGGAACGCGCCGGAGGGCGAGTCTCTAATCAGCCACTCAGCTTACGAGACGTCTTTTCTTAGCCAATCACATGGCAGCCATTTCTGACAGGagcgttttatttataaaacagtcACCGCTTTCGACCGGTTTTGGTAACTACTTTCGCGGTGTTAATCTGTCATATATCTGTCgaattatacatatacatgatataattatatttagaaTATAGATATTTAAAGATAAGGAACTTTAAAGTTGTAGAATTTGTTTACAGAGTACATGAACAAGGTGCATGTCACGTGACCTCGAGGTCCACTCCAAAGCATGCTTGAATAACCTTCAACAAGCCAACACAAGTCAGAAAtaaaccttttattttattttattttattttttttttttgtgtgttaaaaCCCCAGCACCAACCACATTAATTATTTGGAGACATCTTTACATCCCTCACACCAGATTGCAAAGGCttacatatttaaaacattaacaaataacaactcattttcaaatatatatGTCTAATTGTGGACATTGCAAATAAAGATGCAGAAAAGGAAATATTGATATGTGGGCATTGAGACACACTGAAAGACATATTACTGGTGAAAATCATGGCTGTGAGATACTGGAAAAGTCTGTAATACAGATAATCATTCAATAGTAtttctagtttaaaaaaaattatttaatacaaTTTTCCAAATTAGGCTCAGACATGACTGTATTCAGTTTCTGAAGCTTAACCATAGAGATAATGTTGACTTCTTACTTAATATTTGTCTCAAACTGTCACCATTTGATAAAGAAAGACCAAGCACATTATACAATTCAACGAGGTAATGATGGACAATAtattatttgcattttcataaTATAACACAGCAATATGACAGAAGAGTTTCATGAGCAACTGATTAGTCCATCGTCGTTTTATTTTGTCCTGTAATCATCTTAAAGAATTAAATAATCATGAAACATGTCATTTGAGGCAATACAGAATTTTGTTCATATCATGAAGctttacaataaaaacaatgaaccATTGCATCACTGCTTAATACATTCATCACCTGGTGTTCAGGAAAGCAATACTACAAGGAGCAGATTTCTTTTTGTCAAAGAGGAACTTAAAACTGGAAGACTGTTCCTGCACTCCAGTATGGGTTTTAATGTTCACCTGTTGACTTCCCATTCAGACTACACGAGTGGCCACTTTCAGCACAATGGGATGAAAGTACACTAGTGATCAGGTTTATCAGTTGTTAACTGTTACACCACCGCCAAATCACAGTTTAAAGGGCCGGTCAGTAAGTGCGGACATTTGGTAATATTAAACTTCTTGTCCTATAGTTTGTAATACAATATCTGCTCTGAGAACAATGTTTGGTCTATGTGGTGCTCCAAGGCTCTGAAAACaggataaaaacaaaatgatgagGACCATGTTGATGCAACGTGTACAATTGGAGGACAATTGAAAGAAGgggctgtatttatttattttttgtcattttatttttagtatttgacTTTCAGTGTCAAAATAACGGAATGTGAGTGCTTACTTCCTTAGTTGCCATTTTAGATTTCAGGGCAGATCTGTTGTCAGATCTGTTGCAAGTCAGTGTGGCAAATCAGTTTTTCCAAGGTAGGTT
This region includes:
- the aldh4a1 gene encoding delta-1-pyrroline-5-carboxylate dehydrogenase, mitochondrial, with amino-acid sequence MLRVRSALCGSWRGFKTFPCAAVEVKNEPILAFEKGSKERVELEKALQDLKGKTEEIPCVIGDEQIWTKEIRYQLSPFNHAHKVAKFCYADKELLNKAILASVAARREWDLKPVADRAQIFFKAADVISGPKRAEVLAKTMIGQGKTVVQAEIDAAAELIDFFRFNAKHAVELVQQQPLDSDGSTNTMLYRGLEGFVAAVAPFNFTAIGGNLAGTPAIMGNVVLWKPSDTALSASYAVYKILRESGLPPNIIQFVPADGPVFGDTVTSSEHLAGINFTGSVSTFKRLWKQVAQNLDIYRNFPRVAGECGGKNFHFVHKSADVGSVVTGTIRSAFEYGGQKCSACSRMYVPDSLWPEIKQELLAVHKQIKVGDPVKDFGTFFSAVIDDKSFGRIKGWLEHAKSSPNLTVIAGGKCDDKKGYFVEPTIIETKDPQDKIMNEEIFGPVLTVYVYPENDYKKVLELIDNTSPYALTGAVFAQDEAVVDEAAKALRNAAGNYYVNDKSTGSIVAQQPFGGSRASGTNDKPGGPHYVLRWTSPQVVKETHVPLRDWKYAYMD